The DNA sequence GCACACGCAGAATATACTCCGGCATGAAACCTCCTTCGGCCCCGCGGAGCTCACGCGCAACGGAACGTATCATAGTATGGAATATATTCTCGGTGATAACGGTATCTTCCGTGCGAAACGCGGTTATCTCGTTATAAAGCTCGGTGATATACCGTTCGAGGACGGCCGGATGTTCCAATCGAAGCATTGTGTTCATCGGCAAAGCGCTTTCGCTGAGAAACGCCCCGATGGCGCTGCCGCTCGCATGTATCCAGGAATGGCGCCATCGCTCATGCTGATTCCCGTAATGCTGCCGCTCCCCCGGCGGCCATATCATGAGAACACCGGCATCCCGAACCAGCTCGTTTCCCGTCTGTATCGTGACCGAGTCATAGAAATACATGAAGAGATAATCGCCTTTGCCCCTTGGCCTATCGATCACCGCTGGCGGCATACGCTCATTAAGACCGAGCGCCCGAACATAGCATTGTTCCCCACCGTCGGGGTATCCCCTGAAATGCTTGAAATAACGCATAGGCCACCGAATAATACTACAAATATTTATATATATTATACATTTTTTATGAAGAAATCAATGACTATTATATCGCCGTACCGTTGAAAACGACATATTCCGGAGTTCACCATGATGTCCAATATCCTTTCTTCCCTTGCAGTAGTAAGCAATGCAAAGAGCGGCCGATCATCGTCTTGGGCCGTTGACGGGCGAAATCACGATGCTTGGACGATACGCGCGGGAAAACGTGCCGTTCTCGCCGACATAAAGGGCCCCGGCTGTATACGGCATATCTGGCTGACACAAAGGGAGCACTACCGCGAATGCCTTATCAGCATTACCTTCGATGACGCCTCGCATCCCAGCGTGCTCTGTCCGCTCGGCGACTTCTTCGGCCTCGGTCATTCCATCGTGAACTCGTATCAGTCGCTTCTTTTCAGCGCATCGACGAACAATAACAATCAGTTCAATCAGGGCTGTGCGCTCAACTGCTATGTGCCCATGCCCTTCGCCAGGCGAGCCGTCTTCGAGATCATCAATGAAAGCGATGAGGACCATGGCCAGTACTTCTATGTCGATTATGAAACGTACGATCGAGCGCCGCATGAGGAGATCGGGTATTTCCATGCGGAGTTCCGCCGCGAGAATCCGTTCGGCGGCTGGGGGCATGAGATCGCGGTGAATACACCGGAGGCGAATATCGCGAACAAAGAACGCCTTGCCTGGGATAACAACTACATAATCCTTGAAACGAAAGGCCGCGGGCATTACATCGGATGCAATATCAGCGTGACGAATTTCCAGGGAACATGGTGGGGTGAGGGCGACGATATGATATGGGTGGACGGCTACAAATGGCCGCCGGACCTTCACGGCACGGGGAGCGAGGATTATCTCAATCAGGCATGGGGCATGCAGCCGAACGCCTTTCTCAGGAACGGCTCATCGATCTGTGAACATCATACGAAGAACATGTTCCCGCTCACGAAGCCCCTCCCCTGGAACAAGCCGCTTGGCGGCTATCAGACAAGCTATGTACATCACATCGAGAACCCGGTGCACTTTCAGAAAGAGATAAAGGTAACGATAGAACACGGCCACGGGAATCATCTCGCGAACGAGATGTCCAGTGTCGCCTATTGGTACAGCGACAAGCCGGTCAAAGCGGCCACACCGCCGCCGGTGGAAAAGCGCTTGCCGGTGCTTCGCGACGAAAGAGGCAATTGGCGTATCCCCAAAGAGAACCGTATCACATCTCGGAAAGTCCTGCTCAATGCGGAAATGAAAAAGAACAAGGCGCTTTGGGCGAAGAAGCATCCGACAGCGCGCAAGAAGAAATAACAGTATTGAACTCGAAAGAAGGAGCATAGTATGTTCAACGGACTCGGCATGAATCTCGGAAATCTTTCGCTTCTCTCGAAGGCGAAGACACGTTCAATAAGCCCGGAGAACACCACCGGAGAAAAAGGCAAAGGCGCGATGACGATACATCCAGAGCACGGGCCGTCGCGTGACCTCGGTCAGGGATGGAAAGTCCGGCCCTGCATCAGCATCAAGGCAGGTGAGACGGTGACCATTGCCGACATCGAAGGACCCGGAGCGATACAGCAGATATGGATGACGCCCACGGGCAATTGGCGTTTCACGATAGTGCGCATCTACTGGGACGGACAGGCACAGCCGTCGGTGGAGGTTCCCATCGGCGACTTTTTCTGCTCAGGGTTCGGCACCGATGACGGGAGCAATCATAAAGGCACGAATTTCCGCCAGCTCTCATCGCTTGCCGTGTGCGTGAACCCGGGGAGCGCGTTCAACTGCTACTGGGAGATGCCGTTCCGCAAGCACTGCCGGATCACCATCGAGAACATACAGCCGAAGGATGCCGTTGATGCGAACAAGAACAGCATGGTGCTTTACTATCAGATAAACTACACGCTCACCGATGTTCCCGATGACGCCGCCTATTTTCACGCGCAGTTCCGTCGGACAAATCCGCTCCCGTACAAGAGCGTGTACACGATACTCGACGGCGTGCGCGGACACGGCCACTATATCGGCACCTCCATGGCCTGGGGCGTGAACAATAACGGCTGGTGGGGCGAGGGCGAGATAAAATTCTTCATGGACGGCGATACCGAATTCCCTACTATATGCGGCACCGGCACGGAGGATTATTTCTGCGGCTCGTATAATTTCGATGTCGGCAAAGAGAACGGCGGGTACCGAGAATTCACCACGCCGTATGCGGGGCTGCATCAGGTACTGCGTCCGGACGGATTATACAAGGCGCAGCAGCGCTTCTCGCTCTATCGCTGGCATATCATGGATCCTGTCCGCTTCGAGAAAGACCTCCGCGTGACGATACAGGCGCTCGGCTGGCGCAAGGATGGGCGATATTTGCCCTTGCAGGACGATATCGCATCGACAGCGTTCTGGTATCAGACCATCCCTGCCGCGCCGTTCCCGGAACTCCCGGCGCGGGATATGCTTGAGGTTGTATAGCAGAACAACGGCCGGGAATGTTAACGGGTAAAGTGCTTAAGATACATGAGCGACCGCTTGCACCCGTCCTCGACATCCTCCGTCGGTTCATATTCAATGAATGCCGGGCCGTCGTAGTCGGTTAGCGACCGCAGCAGCGTATTCCAGTCGAGTACGCCTTCGCCGCAGCCCACCGGCATGACAACATCGTCTTTCACAACACGATAATCCTTCAGGTGTACATACTTCACACGCGGCCGTATGATCGAAAGCACGTTCTCCGGCGCAATACGCTCCGCCGCCCACACGTTCGCCGGGTCGTAATTGAATGCAAGCGACGGGTGAATCTCGTTCATCATCCTTGCAAGGGGCTCTTTTCCGGTGGACGCACTCGGCATGTGAATGAAGCCGGCATCGGTCTTTTTCACGCCGCCATGCGTTTCTATCGCAAGAAATATCCCCTTCGGATTCGCGTACTCGGCGGCTTTGTTAAGGCAGTCTATCATTACGTTCCATCGCTTGCCGATGACGTCTTTTGCTGCGGAAAACCCCGCGAAGATGCGGATCCCCTTCACGCCGAGCTTTGCCGCGATATCTATCTTTTTTTTCACGGCATCGAGCGCGGCATAGTTCTGCTTTTCATCCGCACTTGTGAAATCATTACCGATGGATGCATAATCCAGCCGTATATTGTTCGCAGCGAACAGCGACTTCACCCGTGTAATATCCGTATCCGTTGCGTTCATTTGTATCAGATCCGCCGGTATCGATGCGATGTGAAGCTCCAATATTGAGCATCCCATCGACTTTGTGATGGCTAATTGCTTTTCCAACGGTGTTTCCCGAAAGCCCCATGCTGCGTTGCCTATTATCATACCCCCCTCCAATCAAACACGATCTTGAACACATCGCCTTTCTTCTTGTCGAAATACTCATACGCTTCGGCGCATTTCTCCACCGGCCACGTCTCCACCGGCAAGCCCTTCAGTTTCAGTTTCCCCTCCGATATCCACGACAGTATCTGCGGCTTGCATTCGCCATACATGGCGCAGGTCATCGATAGCGTGCAGTTCTTGCCGAACCAGCGATGATAATCGTCGAAGATGAGCTTTTCGGGATAATCACCTTGGAGATGAATGTGGCCGCCGGAACTATCGCGCGACCAGCCGCCGTCCTTGAGGAATTTATGGAGTGTGCCGGGCACGGCGGGATTGCCCGAGCATTCGATGATGACGTCCGCGCGCTTGCCGTTCGTGACATCGCGGAGCTGCTGTTCCTCGGTGCCGTCGGCGAGAATGACCGCGTCCGCAAAGCGCTTTGCTATCTCAAGCCGGAAGGGATGACGTTCAAGCGCGATGACGCGCGTTTTCGGATAGAGTATCTTTACTATCTGCATAGCCGATATACCGATGAGCCCTGCGCCGACGACGAGCACGGTATCGTTCTCTTTGATCGGTGTCTTCCAGACGCCCTTAAGCGACACACAGCCGAGATAACCGAGCACTGCTTCCACATCGGAAACATTGTCAGGTATCTTATACATCATATCGTTGCCGCCTGCGCTCGTCTTATCCTTCTGCGCGATGTGCGTACCGCCGCCCCACGCCGAACAGATATTCCCGAATTTTCGGACTTCATTGATCATAACGCGGTCGCCTTTTTTCAACTGCGGCGCCCACGATCCTTCCTCTTCGATAACGCCGACATTCTCATAGCCGGGAACGCAGGGATAGTAGAGCTTATCCGGATGCTGTTCGCCGCGCCATGTCTTCATGTCGGTGCCGGCGCTTATCGCGTTCATTGTCGTGCGCGCGATGACGCTGTCGCTCTGCCTTGGCGCGAGCTCGATATCACGGAATACCGCCTCGCGCGGACGTTCGATGACGATGGACTTGCATACGGTGCTGCTCATAGATCCTCCCGATATATTTAAAAATTCATGAAAATGCCGGGGACTCTCTCCGAAACATGCGCACCGCTCAGTGCCGCATCGACGGATTTCTCTGCTATCGTCCGTCTGTCCTGCAGTATGAACGGAATGGGTGATGCAAGCGATGCCGCGATCTTTCGTATCGTCTCTGTCGGGTTCGCTATGATCGGTTCATCGAAGCCGGTGATGAACACATCGCGTCCCACGACAATACCATGTTCGCTGCAGGCGGAAAGATACGGTTCACAATGAAGGAGCGATGCAAAGAACATGAGCGGCGGTGTCTTCGCTGCTTTTATTCGGGCGATGAATCGCTGCGTATCGGCATTATCGATGTCCTCGTACTTCTCCTGTGCTGCACCGTGCGGGAGCGCTTCACAGAATCCCTCGTAGCGGCTTTTCAGCACCGGCAATGAACGCCCGGCCCCTTGGTAGATGAACTCACGCACTCCCCGGTCGGCAAAATGCTTCACCGCTTTTACCGCATCGCCTTTATTGTCACCGGTAACGGATACGGCATCGGGGAACGCGGGATCGGAGTCGATGAACACCGCCGGTATGTTCGCAAGCGCCGCGCGGTACGTATCCATCGATGTACTCCCGTCATATTGCGAGACGATAAGGAGCGCGTCGGTACGCCGCCGCATCGCATTGATGAGCGCGCATTCATGAACGACATTATGCTCCGATGATGCAAGCAGGAGCATATGCTTCTTTCGGGAAAGACATATCTCTACCTCGGCGAGAAGGCCCGTCATATGCGCATCGATATGGCTGAGTATAACGCCTATTGTTTCACGTTTGCCGCTTTTAAGCGACCGAGCAGCGTGGTCGGGAATGTAATTAAGCTCGGATACCGCCTTGCGTATGCGCCGCTTGGTCGATTCCCGTATCGAGAAATTATCGCCGTTATTGAGGAATCTGCTCACCGATGCGAGGGATACCCGCGCCCGTTTCGCTATCTCTTTTATGCCTGTTCTTTTCATATTTTGGTAAAACGTTTTACTAAATATATGCATGAATGTCAGTAAAGTCAAATCCCATCCGTGCCCCGGGGCGATGGCATGGAATATGCCCGGGATATTGACAAAAGTCGCGGAATACTGTACAGTGAAGTGGTATTGGAGGATCAGGTTTTTCCGAACCGGGCTTTCACGTAAAGCAGCAGCGATAATGATCGTTGTGGGACTTCCGCGACATACGACGAACACCGTTCGCGATCCGGATATACAATAATCCCGGACGCCCACAGGAGCACCGCATGAACAGGAAAGCCCGCGCTGCACGTATCTCCGTACTATCCAACAGTGTACTCATTGTCATCAAATGCGTCGCAGGCGTCCTGAGCGGTTCGGTCAGTATCGTGTCCGAAGCGATACATTCCGGCATGGACCTTCTCGCCGCGCTCATCGCTTTCTTTTCGGTACGTGTTTCCGACAACCCTCCCGACAATAAACATCAGTACGGTCACGGGAAATTCGAGAACATATCCGGCGTCATTGAGGCGCTCCTTATCTTCGTCGCATCGGGATGGATCATCTACGAAGCGATCATGCGGCTTTTTCACCGCACGGCGATACATTCCATTGATATCGGCATAGCCGTGATGGCGATATCTTCGGTCGTGAACATTCTCGTGTCGCGAATGCTCTACCGCGTTGCACGCGAGACCAATTCCGTCGCGCTCGAGGCCGATGCACTCCATCTGAAGGCGGATGTGTATACGTCAGCTGGCGTCGCCGTTGGGCTTCTCATCATACGCTTAAGCGGGCTTGCCGTCATCGACTCCATCGTCGCCATCGCGGTGGCGATATTCATACTTCGCGAAGCGTTCCTGCTTCTCTTGAAGGCGGTGCAGCCGCTCATCGATGTGGGGTTATCGGCGGCGGAAATGGGCGAGCTTGAGGGCATCATCGCGAACTATAAGCTCACGTATCACAAGCTCCGCACGCGGCGTTCCGGAAGCCATGTCTTCATCGACATGCACCTCTTGTTCCCCGGCGGCATATCGATAGGCGATGCGCATGACACAACCGATATACTCAAAAGCGATATACGAAAGGCGTTCAGCGGCGCCGATGTGACGATACACATGGAGCCGGAATAAGACCCGCTTCCTTGTTACTTCACCTTCACCCGCGGGAGTTTTATCGTCGAGCACATTTCCGGAGCGCTCATGTGCCGTACGAAAACATATCCCTCGCTCTCGCCGGCGAGGGCCGCTTCGACAGAAAGCGTGAGCGTCCGCGAGCCGCGGAACGGCACGGTAATGAGCATTATCTTCTGGCCGCCGGTAGCGCGCTGTCCGTAGAGGAGCTGCCCTTTGTAATCCGAAAGAAGGTCCTCGGTCTGGCGTACGGATAGCGTCGTCGGTACGGCGATGACGGCATAATATTCCGCCGGGTCGCGGTCCTTATTGAGTTCCACCGTGAGCGTTGCTTCGTCCCCGACAGCAAGCGATGTATCGGATACAGACGCATGGAAATATTGTTTGTTCTGCGTGTACGAAAGGATATTCACCTCTTTCTTTTTATCCACGCGTACCGCAGTGAACGCCGGCGATGTTACCGATGAAACACCTTCACGCGTGACGTAACCGCGCGATATCGTGATCGTCTCTGCCTTGCCGTTCTTTGTGACGGTTATCGACGGGGCTTTTGTGATTTGCTTGTCATGTGACATCGTCATGAGAAGGTCGAGGAATTTCACCACCGATCCGGGGGATGAGTACACGCCGCCGAGAAGCGCCGGACCCTGAATCAGACCCGGCTCGCCGGTGAGAACGATGTTTTTCGCCACGGCACTGAACAATTTCCCGAAATTCGGATCGCCTGCGAGATAGAGCGCTTTCGCGTTGAGCAGGAGATAGTGTGCCATGCCGGTACGTTCGAAGGAGCGCAGGAAACGGTAGGTATCATAGAGCTTTACGAAGTTCACGCTCATATCACGCTCGTTCTTCGCCGTATCGATCGAGAGCTTGGGCATCGCCTTTTTCACGAACCATTCCGCCGCCGCAGGGTCGGTCACCGCACGGTATACGACAACACCGTTCACCTCGATAGGTATCGTTTCCTGATGCTTTGCCGCATCATAGCCGTTCTCCTCGGTCTTTACGCCGCGTTTTTTGAGTTCGGCGTATATCGCTTCGGTCATCGACTTCGCGTGCGAAATCGTATCCTTGAATTCGCCCGCGCGGCTGCCGTCGAGATAGACGAGCATGGTCGAGAGATTGTTCGCCGCCCACACGCTCCAGAGCTCCTGTGCGGCAAGTCCCGGATACGGTCTGACAAGATGAGCGCTCTCGTCGTAGAACGTTTCAGAAAGGTCTTTGACGGTTTTCGCGAGATCGCTCTTAAGAGTATCGCGCATGCCCCCTGATTCTATGAGACCTTCATCGATTGCCTTGATGAGCACCGCGCGTACTGCCGCCGATGCCGAGAGCGCTTCCGCGTGACCGAACCATGAATACATCGTTGTCGTGATGTTCATCGCGATATTGTTGAGCATGAGCGACGAATTCGCGTACACCGTTATCGCATCGCCGTCGACGGAAAGCGGCTTGCCGTCCGAGATGAACACGTCGGAATACGTCATCGTCATAGTGCTGACATTGCGTATGGTCTTCTCGCGTTTATCGAGGGCTTTGCCGCTCTTGTCAACAAGCGTAAAGAGTATCTTTCCATAGCGATCGCCGGTCAGTTCGAACGTTCCCTCATACGCGCCTGTGCCAAGCGCGA is a window from the Spirochaetota bacterium genome containing:
- a CDS encoding AraC family transcriptional regulator, producing MRYFKHFRGYPDGGEQCYVRALGLNERMPPAVIDRPRGKGDYLFMYFYDSVTIQTGNELVRDAGVLMIWPPGERQHYGNQHERWRHSWIHASGSAIGAFLSESALPMNTMLRLEHPAVLERYITELYNEITAFRTEDTVITENIFHTMIRSVARELRGAEGGFMPEYILRVREHVESHYTQPLSIADLAAIANLTPAHFGTMYKRHVGLAPVAHIIELRMLEASTLLANRNMKIRDVAAAVGYEDIYHFSKLFKKRFGKSPRAYRGSE
- a CDS encoding glycoside hydrolase family 172 protein, translating into MMSNILSSLAVVSNAKSGRSSSWAVDGRNHDAWTIRAGKRAVLADIKGPGCIRHIWLTQREHYRECLISITFDDASHPSVLCPLGDFFGLGHSIVNSYQSLLFSASTNNNNQFNQGCALNCYVPMPFARRAVFEIINESDEDHGQYFYVDYETYDRAPHEEIGYFHAEFRRENPFGGWGHEIAVNTPEANIANKERLAWDNNYIILETKGRGHYIGCNISVTNFQGTWWGEGDDMIWVDGYKWPPDLHGTGSEDYLNQAWGMQPNAFLRNGSSICEHHTKNMFPLTKPLPWNKPLGGYQTSYVHHIENPVHFQKEIKVTIEHGHGNHLANEMSSVAYWYSDKPVKAATPPPVEKRLPVLRDERGNWRIPKENRITSRKVLLNAEMKKNKALWAKKHPTARKKK
- a CDS encoding glycoside hydrolase family 172 protein; this translates as MFNGLGMNLGNLSLLSKAKTRSISPENTTGEKGKGAMTIHPEHGPSRDLGQGWKVRPCISIKAGETVTIADIEGPGAIQQIWMTPTGNWRFTIVRIYWDGQAQPSVEVPIGDFFCSGFGTDDGSNHKGTNFRQLSSLAVCVNPGSAFNCYWEMPFRKHCRITIENIQPKDAVDANKNSMVLYYQINYTLTDVPDDAAYFHAQFRRTNPLPYKSVYTILDGVRGHGHYIGTSMAWGVNNNGWWGEGEIKFFMDGDTEFPTICGTGTEDYFCGSYNFDVGKENGGYREFTTPYAGLHQVLRPDGLYKAQQRFSLYRWHIMDPVRFEKDLRVTIQALGWRKDGRYLPLQDDIASTAFWYQTIPAAPFPELPARDMLEVV
- a CDS encoding sugar phosphate isomerase/epimerase family protein codes for the protein MIIGNAAWGFRETPLEKQLAITKSMGCSILELHIASIPADLIQMNATDTDITRVKSLFAANNIRLDYASIGNDFTSADEKQNYAALDAVKKKIDIAAKLGVKGIRIFAGFSAAKDVIGKRWNVMIDCLNKAAEYANPKGIFLAIETHGGVKKTDAGFIHMPSASTGKEPLARMMNEIHPSLAFNYDPANVWAAERIAPENVLSIIRPRVKYVHLKDYRVVKDDVVMPVGCGEGVLDWNTLLRSLTDYDGPAFIEYEPTEDVEDGCKRSLMYLKHFTR
- a CDS encoding zinc-binding dehydrogenase; the protein is MSSTVCKSIVIERPREAVFRDIELAPRQSDSVIARTTMNAISAGTDMKTWRGEQHPDKLYYPCVPGYENVGVIEEEGSWAPQLKKGDRVMINEVRKFGNICSAWGGGTHIAQKDKTSAGGNDMMYKIPDNVSDVEAVLGYLGCVSLKGVWKTPIKENDTVLVVGAGLIGISAMQIVKILYPKTRVIALERHPFRLEIAKRFADAVILADGTEEQQLRDVTNGKRADVIIECSGNPAVPGTLHKFLKDGGWSRDSSGGHIHLQGDYPEKLIFDDYHRWFGKNCTLSMTCAMYGECKPQILSWISEGKLKLKGLPVETWPVEKCAEAYEYFDKKKGDVFKIVFDWRGV
- a CDS encoding LacI family DNA-binding transcriptional regulator yields the protein MKRTGIKEIAKRARVSLASVSRFLNNGDNFSIRESTKRRIRKAVSELNYIPDHAARSLKSGKRETIGVILSHIDAHMTGLLAEVEICLSRKKHMLLLASSEHNVVHECALINAMRRRTDALLIVSQYDGSTSMDTYRAALANIPAVFIDSDPAFPDAVSVTGDNKGDAVKAVKHFADRGVREFIYQGAGRSLPVLKSRYEGFCEALPHGAAQEKYEDIDNADTQRFIARIKAAKTPPLMFFASLLHCEPYLSACSEHGIVVGRDVFITGFDEPIIANPTETIRKIAASLASPIPFILQDRRTIAEKSVDAALSGAHVSERVPGIFMNF
- a CDS encoding cation diffusion facilitator family transporter; translation: MNRKARAARISVLSNSVLIVIKCVAGVLSGSVSIVSEAIHSGMDLLAALIAFFSVRVSDNPPDNKHQYGHGKFENISGVIEALLIFVASGWIIYEAIMRLFHRTAIHSIDIGIAVMAISSVVNILVSRMLYRVARETNSVALEADALHLKADVYTSAGVAVGLLIIRLSGLAVIDSIVAIAVAIFILREAFLLLLKAVQPLIDVGLSAAEMGELEGIIANYKLTYHKLRTRRSGSHVFIDMHLLFPGGISIGDAHDTTDILKSDIRKAFSGADVTIHMEPE